The following coding sequences lie in one Serinus canaria isolate serCan28SL12 chromosome 12, serCan2020, whole genome shotgun sequence genomic window:
- the RPL29 gene encoding 60S ribosomal protein L29, translated as MAKSKNHTTHNQSRKWHRNGIKKPKTHRYESLKGVDPKFLRNMRFAKKHNKKGLKKMQANNAKQAAQQAAQQKKD; from the exons ATGGCCAAGTCCAAGAACCACACCACGCACAACCAGT CCCGTAAGTGGCACAGAAATGGCATCAAGAAGCCCAAAACCCATAGATACGAATCTCTCAAAGGG gTTGATCCCAAGTTTCTGAGGAACATGAGATTTGCAAAGAAACACAACAAGAAGGGGCTGAAGAAGATGCAGGCCAACAATGCCaagcaggcagctcagcaggctgctcagcagaaaaAGGACTGA
- the TNNC1 gene encoding troponin C, slow skeletal and cardiac muscles, whose amino-acid sequence MDDIYKAAVEQLTEEQKNEFKAAFDIFVLGAEDGCISTKELGKVMRMLGQNPTPEELQEMIDEVDEDGSGTVDFDEFLVMMVRCMKDDSKGKTEEELSDLFRMFDKNADGYIDLEELKIMLQATGETITEDDIEELMKDGDKNNDGRIDYDEFLEFMKGVE is encoded by the exons GTTGAGCAGCTgacagaagagcaaaaaaatg aGTTCAAGGCTGCCTTTGACATCTTCGTGCTGGGGGCAGAGGATGGCTGCATCAGCAccaaggagctggggaaggtgatGAGGATGCTGGGGCAGAACCCcacccctgaggagctgcaggagatgaTAGATGAGGTGGATGAAGATG GCAGCGGCACCGTGGACTTTGATGAGTTCCTGGTTATGATGGTGCGGTGTATGAAAGatgacagcaaaggaaaaactgaagagGAACTCTCAGACCTCTTCAGGATGTTTGATAA AAACGCTGATGGCTACATCGACCTTGAGGAGCTGAAGATCATGCTGCAGGCAACAGGAGAGACCATCACTGAGGATGACATAGAGGAACTGATGAAAGATGGGGATAAAAACAATGATGGCAGGATTGACTATGATG AGTTCCTGGAGTTTATGAAGGGGGTTGAATAA